Genomic segment of Mycolicibacterium psychrotolerans:
GCGGGCCTCGGCGGCGGCCCGGCTGACGATCGACAGCACGCCCGCCAACTGGGTGCCGCCCATGACCGCGGATTTCGCGCTGGGCCAGGCGAACAGGAAGCGGGGGTCGTAGGCGCGTCCGCACATGCCGTAGTGCCCGGCGCCGTAGGAGGCCCCGATGAGCAGCGACAGGTGCGGAACGGTCGAGTTGGAGACGGCGTTGATCATCATCGAGCCGTGCTTGATCATGCCGCCTTCCTCGTAGTCCTTGCCCACCATGTAGCCGGTGGTGTTGTGCAGGAACAGCAGTGGCGTGTCCGAGCGGTTGGCGAGCTGGATGAACTGGGTCGCCTTCTGCGACTCCTCGCTGAACAGCACGCCGCGGGCGTTGGCGAGGATGCCCAGCGGATACCCGTGCAGCGTCGCCCATCCGGTCACCAGCGAGCCGCCGTAGAGCGGTTTGAACTCGTCGAACTCCGAGCCGTCGACGATGCGCGCGATCACGTCGCGCGGATCGAACGGGATGCGCAGATCCGGTGGCACGATGCCGAGCAGTTCTGCTTCGTCGAAGCGCGGCGCGGTGAACGGTTTCGGCGCCGGGCCCTGTTTGCGCCAGTTCAGCCGTGCGACGATGCGTCGGCCGATGCGCATCGCGTCGAGTTCGTCGACGGCGAAGTAGTCCGCCAGGCCCGAGGTGCGGGCGTGCATCTCGGCGCCGCCGAGTGACTCGTCGTCGGACTCCTCCCCGGTGGCCATCTTGACCAGCGGCGGCCCGGCGAGGAACACCTTGGAGCGTTCCTTGATCATCACGACGTGGTCGGACATCCCGGGGATGTAGGCCCCACCGGCGGTGGAGTTGCCGAACACCAGCGCGATGGTCGGGATGCCCGCGGCCGACAGCCGGGTGAGATCGCGGAACATCTGTCCGCCAGGGATGAAGATCTCTTTCTGGGTGGGCAGATCCGCGCCGCCGGACTCGACGAGCGAGATCACCGGCAGCCGGTTCTGCAACGCGATCTGGTTGGCGCGCAGGATCTTCCGCAGCGTCCACGGGTTGCTGGTGCCGCCCTTGACGGTGGGGTCGTTGGCGACGATCAGGCATTCGACGCCGCTGACGGCGCCGATACCCACGACGACGCTCGCGCCGACCGTGAAGTCGGTGCCCCACGCGGCGAGCGGGCTCAGTTCCAGGAACGGCGAATCCGGGTCGACCAGGGCCTCGATGCGTTCGCGCGCGGTCATCTTGCCGCGGGCATGGTGGCGGCTGACGTACTTCTCTCCGCCGCCGGCCAGTGCCTTGGCGTGTTCGGCCTCGAGTTCGGCCAGTTTGGCCGACATCGCCTCGGCCGCCTCGCGATACGAGGTCGACCGGACGTCGATCGTCGAGGACAGGGCCGATGCGCGATCCGCTGCGCTTCTCGCTGACGTCATGGCTGGAAGCCCAGCGTCTTGGCGGCCAGCGCGGTCAGGATCTCGGTGGTGCCGCCACCGATGCCGAGGATGCGCATGTCCCGGTACTGCCGCTCGATCTCGGACTCGGCCATGTAGCCCATGCCGCCGAACAGCTGCACCGCCTGGTTCGCCACCCATTCGCCGGCCTCGACCGCGGTGTTCTTGGCGAAGCACACCTCGGTGATCAGATTGGTCTCGCCCGCGAGCTGACGTTCGACGATGCTGCGGGTGTAGACGCGGGCCACGTCGATGCGGCGCGCCATCTCGGACAGCGTGTTCTGCACCGATTGCCGGGCAATCAGCGGCTTGCCGAAGGTCTCGCGGTTGCGGCACCAGTCGACGGTGAGGTCCAGGCACCGCTGGGCACTCGAATAGGCTTGCGCGGCAAGGCCGACGCGCTCGGAGACGAACGCCGCGGCGATCTGAAGGAACCCGGTGTTCTCGGTGCCGACGAGGTTGGTGACCGGCACGCGGACGTCCGTGTAGGACAGTTCGGCGGTGTCCGACGACCGCCAGCCCATCTTGTCGAGCTTGCGGCTCACTTGTAACCCAGGCGAGCATCCGGGGCCGTCTTTGTCGACGACGATCAGGGAGACGCCGGCCGCGCCAGGTCCGCCGGTGCGGGCCGCGGTGACGACGTAGTCGGCCCGTACCCCAGAGGTGATGTAGGTCTTGGCGCCGTTGAGGACGAACTCGTCACCCTCACGGACCGCTCGGGTGGTGAGGTGCCCGACGTCGGAGCCGCCACCGGGTTCGGTGATCGCCAGCGAGCCGATCTTCTCGCCGCGCAGGGTGGGACGCACGTACTCCTCGATCAGCCGCTCGTCTCCGGAGGCGATCATGTGCGGCACCGCGATGCCGCAGGTGAACAGCGATGCGAACACGCCCCCGGGCGCGCCCGACTGGTGCATCTCCTCGCAGATGACCACGGCGTCGGCGCCGTCACCGCCCTCACCGCCGACCGCCTCGGGGAAGCCTGCGCCGAGCAGGCCGGCGGCCGCGGCCTTGCGGTGCAGGTCGCGGGGGAGTTCGCCGACCCGCTCCCACTCCTTGACGTGGGGCAGTACTTCGCGTTCGGCGAAGGCGCGCACGGTCTTTCGGAGGTCTTCCCGTTCCGGCGTGGTCCAGGTGTTCACGGCAGCAACTCCTCGGGGATGTCGATCGTTCGGCTGCGCAGCCATTCGCCCAGCCCTTTGGCCTGCGGGTCGAAGCGCGCCTGATAGGCGACGCCCTGGCCCAGGATGTCCTCGATGACGAAGTTCACCGCGCGCAGGTTGGGCAGCAGATGCCGGGTCACCGGCAGCTCCGCCGCCTCGGGCAGCAGCTCGCGCAACCGGTCCACGGTCATCGCGTGCGCGAGCCAGCGCCACTGGTCGTGGGTGCGGACCCACACGCCGACGTTCGCGCTACCGCCCTTGTCGCCGCTTCGCGCGCCCGCGATGGTGCCCAGCGGCACCCGCCGCGTCGGGCCGAACGCGCCGGGCTCCGGCGGTGCGGCGTCCTGCGCCGGCTCGAGCCCCCGGGTGTCGGCCGCCGGTGGGATGTCGACCTTGGTGCCGTCGGCGTGCACGGCGACGTGACGCACCGCCTCCACAGGCACGTAGCCGGCAGTGAACACGCCGTACACCTGACCATCGCCGGGCGGTGCGGTGCTCGTGAAGCCGGGATAGCTCGCCAGTGCCAGTTCGACGGCGGCCGAGGAGAATTGGCGCCCGACCGTGGCGGCGTCGGCGTCGCGTGCGACGCACCGCAGCAGGGCGCTGGCGGTCTGCTCGGTGTCGGCGTCGGGATGGTCGGTGCGGGCCAGCGACCACTGCAACTCCGCGGGGCGCACCGTGAGGCTCTCCTCGAGCTGACGGCGCACGAGCGCGGCTTTGGCGTCGATGTCGAGCCCGGTCAGCACGAAGGTCATCTCGTTGCGGAAGCCGCCCAGGCTGTTGAGGCTGACCTTGAGGGTCGGCGGCGGCGGTTCGCCGGTGACGCCGCTGATGCGGACGCGGTCGGGTCCGTCGTCGGACAGCTCGATGCTGTCGACGCGCAGCGTGGCGTCGGGGTTGGCGTACCGGGCGCCACCGATCTCGTAGAGCAGTTGCGCGGTCACGGTGCCGATCGTGACGGCGCCGCCGGTGCCGGGATGTTTGGTGATGACCGAGGAGCCGTCGGCGTGGATCTCCGCGATCGGGAAGCCCGGGCGGGTCATCTCGGCGATCTCGCGGAAGAAGGAGTAGTTGCCGCCGGTGGCCTGGGTGCCGCATTCGATGACGTGCCCGGCGGCGACGGCCCCGGCGATGCGGTCGTAGTCGGCGCGGCCCCAGCCGAAGTGCGCCGCGGCGGGCCCGACGATGACGGACGCGTCGGTCACCCGGCCGGTCACCACGACGTCGGCGCCCGAACCGAGGCAGTCCACGATGCCCCACGCGCCGAGGTAGGCGTTGGCGGTCAGCGGCCGGCCCAGGCCCAACTCCTCGGCCCGCGGGAGCAGGTCGTCGCCTTCGACGTACGCGACC
This window contains:
- a CDS encoding acyl-CoA carboxylase subunit beta; its protein translation is MTSARSAADRASALSSTIDVRSTSYREAAEAMSAKLAELEAEHAKALAGGGEKYVSRHHARGKMTARERIEALVDPDSPFLELSPLAAWGTDFTVGASVVVGIGAVSGVECLIVANDPTVKGGTSNPWTLRKILRANQIALQNRLPVISLVESGGADLPTQKEIFIPGGQMFRDLTRLSAAGIPTIALVFGNSTAGGAYIPGMSDHVVMIKERSKVFLAGPPLVKMATGEESDDESLGGAEMHARTSGLADYFAVDELDAMRIGRRIVARLNWRKQGPAPKPFTAPRFDEAELLGIVPPDLRIPFDPRDVIARIVDGSEFDEFKPLYGGSLVTGWATLHGYPLGILANARGVLFSEESQKATQFIQLANRSDTPLLFLHNTTGYMVGKDYEEGGMIKHGSMMINAVSNSTVPHLSLLIGASYGAGHYGMCGRAYDPRFLFAWPSAKSAVMGGTQLAGVLSIVSRAAAEARGQQVDEAADAALRAAVEAQIDAESLPMFLSGRLYDDGVIDPRDTRTVLGMCLSAIANGPIEGTSNFGVFRM
- a CDS encoding acyclic terpene utilization AtuA family protein; the encoded protein is MRIGNCSGFYGDRLSAMREMLTGGDLDVLTGDYLAELTMLILGRDRMKNPDRGYAKTFLRQLEECLGIAQDRGVRIVANAGGLNPAGLARDVRALADRLGLSVSVAYVEGDDLLPRAEELGLGRPLTANAYLGAWGIVDCLGSGADVVVTGRVTDASVIVGPAAAHFGWGRADYDRIAGAVAAGHVIECGTQATGGNYSFFREIAEMTRPGFPIAEIHADGSSVITKHPGTGGAVTIGTVTAQLLYEIGGARYANPDATLRVDSIELSDDGPDRVRISGVTGEPPPPTLKVSLNSLGGFRNEMTFVLTGLDIDAKAALVRRQLEESLTVRPAELQWSLARTDHPDADTEQTASALLRCVARDADAATVGRQFSSAAVELALASYPGFTSTAPPGDGQVYGVFTAGYVPVEAVRHVAVHADGTKVDIPPAADTRGLEPAQDAAPPEPGAFGPTRRVPLGTIAGARSGDKGGSANVGVWVRTHDQWRWLAHAMTVDRLRELLPEAAELPVTRHLLPNLRAVNFVIEDILGQGVAYQARFDPQAKGLGEWLRSRTIDIPEELLP
- a CDS encoding acyl-CoA dehydrogenase family protein → MNTWTTPEREDLRKTVRAFAEREVLPHVKEWERVGELPRDLHRKAAAAGLLGAGFPEAVGGEGGDGADAVVICEEMHQSGAPGGVFASLFTCGIAVPHMIASGDERLIEEYVRPTLRGEKIGSLAITEPGGGSDVGHLTTRAVREGDEFVLNGAKTYITSGVRADYVVTAARTGGPGAAGVSLIVVDKDGPGCSPGLQVSRKLDKMGWRSSDTAELSYTDVRVPVTNLVGTENTGFLQIAAAFVSERVGLAAQAYSSAQRCLDLTVDWCRNRETFGKPLIARQSVQNTLSEMARRIDVARVYTRSIVERQLAGETNLITEVCFAKNTAVEAGEWVANQAVQLFGGMGYMAESEIERQYRDMRILGIGGGTTEILTALAAKTLGFQP